One segment of Paenibacillus rhizovicinus DNA contains the following:
- a CDS encoding carbohydrate ABC transporter permease, with product MVGSKRHSGARRFVRYALAIVLLLIMVYPYLYMVLSSFADWSQIDKMLIPTKFTTRSYDWLFNGGDTGITRPWLHAFMNSIIVSISSTVLMMAFGVMVAYALAKLNFFGRNVINNFVLFHMFFPAIILLIPTFLIVQKVGLYDTYLGLILPKAVSLWAIFMYTNFFKAVPQVFIEAARLDGASDLKIMYRIMLPMSKSITTVIFLFLLMERWTELLWDMIAVKSDSMLTLNVLLSQMFGPYGSYPGPLYAASTILTLPIIIMFVAFSKKFKEGMQFNLK from the coding sequence ATGGTTGGGTCTAAACGGCACAGCGGCGCCAGACGGTTCGTCCGTTATGCGCTTGCCATCGTGCTTCTGCTCATTATGGTGTACCCGTATCTCTATATGGTGCTCAGTTCGTTCGCGGATTGGTCGCAAATCGACAAAATGCTTATTCCGACGAAATTCACGACTCGATCGTACGACTGGTTGTTTAATGGCGGAGATACCGGCATCACGCGGCCTTGGCTGCATGCATTCATGAACAGCATTATCGTGTCGATCAGTTCTACCGTGCTCATGATGGCTTTCGGCGTCATGGTGGCATACGCTTTAGCGAAATTGAACTTTTTCGGCCGTAATGTCATTAACAACTTCGTGCTGTTCCATATGTTCTTCCCGGCGATTATCCTGTTGATTCCGACATTCCTGATCGTTCAAAAAGTCGGCTTGTACGATACGTATTTGGGGCTTATTCTCCCTAAAGCGGTCAGCCTGTGGGCGATCTTCATGTATACGAATTTCTTCAAGGCCGTACCGCAGGTGTTCATCGAGGCGGCTCGCCTGGACGGCGCATCCGATCTGAAAATCATGTACCGCATCATGCTGCCGATGTCGAAGTCGATCACGACCGTCATCTTCCTGTTCCTGCTGATGGAACGCTGGACGGAATTGCTATGGGACATGATCGCGGTCAAGAGCGACTCCATGCTGACGCTGAACGTATTGCTGTCGCAAATGTTCGGACCGTACGGCTCGTATCCGGGACCGTTGTACGCGGCATCGACCATACTGACGCTGCCGATCATCATCATGTTCGTTGCGTTCAGCAAGAAGTTCAAAGAAGGCATGCAGTTCAACCTAAAATAA
- a CDS encoding MTP-1 family protein, whose protein sequence is MASGWDTSIKPQPSRELLAAYRASRARAENAERIAFGGIVDKDVYNIAAPFTDNGVTVIPGRVESRDSEHSEVVFFAEQDGSWLPLEDAPVLVLQDPFHCRIGGELVVGGVEIYPHPVNEGALMWRTVFYRGQDIRSLKPFFKGPDGMKDLRLVELADGSIGVFTRPQGEKGGRGKIGYTRVASLDSLTLAAINEAPLLEGQFAEGEWGGANEAHLLEGGLVGVLGHVANFDDAGDRHYYPMAFVFNPADESFSAMKLIAERSRFLPGPSKRPDLEDVVFSGGLVRQADGSAVLYAGISDADAQRIVIDDPFQGM, encoded by the coding sequence ATGGCATCAGGATGGGATACAAGCATTAAACCGCAGCCGAGCAGGGAGCTGCTGGCGGCCTATCGCGCTTCCCGCGCGCGGGCCGAGAACGCGGAGCGAATCGCGTTCGGCGGCATTGTCGATAAAGACGTGTACAATATCGCTGCGCCTTTCACGGATAACGGCGTAACGGTCATTCCGGGACGCGTGGAATCGCGCGACAGCGAGCATTCCGAGGTCGTGTTCTTCGCGGAGCAGGACGGAAGCTGGCTGCCGCTGGAAGATGCGCCGGTACTGGTGCTGCAGGATCCGTTCCACTGCCGGATCGGCGGGGAACTCGTCGTAGGCGGCGTGGAAATTTATCCGCATCCCGTGAACGAAGGCGCGCTCATGTGGCGTACCGTCTTCTACCGCGGCCAAGACATCCGCAGCCTGAAGCCGTTCTTCAAAGGGCCGGACGGCATGAAGGACCTTCGGCTCGTCGAGCTTGCGGATGGAAGCATCGGCGTGTTTACACGGCCGCAGGGCGAGAAGGGCGGCCGCGGCAAAATCGGCTATACCCGCGTCGCATCGCTGGACAGCTTGACTCTGGCTGCGATTAATGAAGCGCCGCTGCTGGAAGGCCAGTTCGCCGAAGGCGAATGGGGCGGCGCCAACGAAGCGCATCTGCTGGAAGGCGGATTGGTCGGCGTACTCGGCCATGTCGCGAATTTCGACGATGCGGGAGACCGCCACTACTATCCGATGGCGTTCGTGTTCAACCCGGCCGATGAATCGTTCTCGGCCATGAAGCTGATCGCCGAGCGCAGCCGCTTCCTGCCGGGACCGTCGAAGCGGCCGGATCTGGAGGACGTTGTCTTCAGCGGCGGCTTGGTTCGCCAAGCGGATGGCAGCGCCGTGCTGTACGCGGGCATCAGCGACGCGGACGCGCAGCGTATTGTTATTGATGATCCGTTCCAAGGGATGTAA
- a CDS encoding BtaManbiosPhlase has translation MNIYRYEQNPLVTPADVKPHRDDFEVIGAFNAGIAEYNGEVIMLLRIAERPISPDPEVILAPVYNVDTKELDLIPVRKDDERYDLSDPRVIILKENAPAFQYLTSLSYLRIARSQDGRNFTIDEKPFLYPSESLETFGIEDPRITQIGDTYYIYYSAVSPVGIGESLVSTKDFVGVERHGMIFGPDNKDVLIFPERINGKYYALHRPTTKSVGNPEMWIAESDNLLYWGNHKHLIGLRDGMWDSGRLGGGAVPFRTERGWLELYHGATKDHRYCMGAVLLDLNDPSKVIARSVKPVMEPDADYEANGFFGGVVFSCGVLVDGDRVRMYYGAADTSMACAELSLQEILDSLEEV, from the coding sequence ATGAATATTTACCGTTATGAACAGAATCCGCTGGTCACCCCGGCGGACGTGAAGCCGCACCGTGACGATTTCGAAGTCATCGGCGCGTTCAACGCCGGTATCGCGGAGTATAACGGCGAAGTCATCATGCTGCTTCGGATCGCCGAGCGCCCGATCAGCCCGGATCCTGAAGTCATATTGGCTCCGGTCTACAACGTGGACACGAAGGAGCTGGATCTGATTCCGGTTCGCAAAGACGACGAGCGTTACGACTTGTCGGATCCGCGCGTTATTATCTTGAAAGAAAACGCGCCGGCGTTTCAATATTTGACGTCGCTGTCGTACCTGCGCATCGCGCGCAGCCAGGACGGCCGCAACTTCACGATCGACGAGAAGCCGTTCCTGTATCCGTCCGAATCGCTGGAGACCTTCGGCATCGAAGATCCGCGCATTACGCAAATCGGGGATACGTACTACATCTACTATTCCGCGGTATCGCCTGTCGGCATCGGCGAATCGCTCGTTTCGACGAAGGACTTCGTCGGCGTGGAACGCCACGGGATGATCTTCGGACCGGATAACAAGGATGTTCTGATTTTCCCGGAACGCATCAACGGCAAATACTACGCGCTGCATCGTCCGACGACGAAGAGCGTCGGCAATCCGGAGATGTGGATCGCCGAGTCCGACAATCTGCTGTACTGGGGCAACCATAAGCACTTGATCGGCCTGCGCGACGGCATGTGGGACAGCGGCCGCCTGGGCGGCGGCGCGGTTCCGTTCCGGACGGAGCGGGGCTGGCTCGAGCTGTACCACGGCGCGACCAAGGACCACCGCTACTGCATGGGCGCGGTGCTGCTGGATCTGAACGATCCGTCGAAGGTCATCGCCCGTTCCGTTAAGCCGGTCATGGAGCCGGATGCCGATTATGAAGCGAACGGCTTCTTCGGCGGCGTCGTGTTCTCCTGCGGCGTTCTTGTCGATGGCGACCGCGTGCGCATGTACTACGGCGCCGCGGACACGTCGATGGCATGCGCGGAGCTGAGCTTGCAAGAGATTTTGGACAGCTTGGAAGAGGTATAA
- a CDS encoding ABC transporter permease codes for MLERLAKYRWQYVMIAPAVILLLLFSYIPMAGIQVAFKDFHIGYTIWNAPWTGVENFSFLKDDQFWIVVKNTIIIAVLKFVFGFPAPIILALLINEVRHSGFKRFVQSVSYLPHFFSWIVVAYILQSLLTLDGGLVNQIVTKTGSDPIFFLGSTEWFRPMIVASGLWKEVGWNTILYLAAITTIDPQLYEAAKVEGAGRLAQIRHITLPGIMPTISIVLILSMPSLIAVGMDQIYPLMNPANQPVADVLDTYILRSGLQQGYFGMATAVGLLSSVISLILVLVTNQTARKINGEGLW; via the coding sequence ATGCTCGAGAGACTGGCAAAATACCGTTGGCAGTACGTAATGATCGCACCGGCCGTAATCTTGTTGTTGTTGTTCAGCTATATTCCGATGGCCGGCATTCAAGTCGCGTTCAAGGATTTCCACATCGGCTACACGATCTGGAACGCTCCGTGGACCGGGGTTGAGAATTTCTCTTTTCTGAAGGATGACCAATTCTGGATCGTGGTGAAGAACACGATTATCATCGCGGTTCTTAAATTCGTGTTCGGCTTCCCGGCACCGATTATTCTCGCCCTTCTCATCAACGAAGTACGGCACAGCGGGTTCAAGCGGTTCGTGCAATCCGTCAGCTACCTGCCGCATTTCTTTTCCTGGATCGTCGTTGCGTATATCCTGCAATCGCTGCTGACGCTCGACGGGGGACTCGTCAATCAAATCGTGACCAAGACGGGCAGCGATCCGATCTTCTTCCTGGGCTCGACGGAATGGTTCCGTCCGATGATCGTGGCGAGCGGCCTGTGGAAGGAAGTCGGCTGGAATACGATACTGTACCTCGCGGCCATCACGACCATCGATCCGCAGCTGTACGAAGCGGCGAAGGTCGAAGGCGCGGGCAGGCTGGCGCAAATCCGCCATATTACGCTTCCCGGCATCATGCCGACAATCTCGATCGTGCTCATCCTGAGCATGCCGAGCTTGATTGCGGTCGGGATGGATCAGATCTACCCGCTCATGAACCCGGCGAACCAACCGGTCGCGGACGTGCTCGACACGTACATTTTGCGAAGCGGGCTCCAGCAAGGCTATTTCGGAATGGCGACGGCAGTCGGCCTGCTGTCATCCGTCATCAGCTTGATTCTCGTGCTCGTCACGAATCAGACGGCGCGCAAAATCAACGGGGAGGGGCTCTGGTAG
- a CDS encoding carbohydrate ABC transporter permease gives MKRSAGDKASQIVIIVLLSLLCVTVIYPFLYMLAISLNQGNDAAKGGVYLWPRAFTFYNFRIVLGNEVIQHSYWITIARTILGTVLGLLVTLLAAFGLSYRALPMRGTILGYVLLTMLFSGGLIPFYIQLHDLHLLNSFWVYIVPSAFSAWNMFVMMKFIQGIPEALIESAEMDGAHPFRVLWSIILPLSKPMLAALGLFTGVMHWNDWFAGAFFVSNQKLIPVQTFLQQLLSAQDISAVLGSNNNVEALARGTSLANVTLMSIKMATVMVSAIPILCVYPFLQRYFVKGVLIGSVKG, from the coding sequence ATGAAACGTTCGGCAGGCGACAAAGCAAGTCAAATCGTCATCATTGTCCTGTTATCGCTGTTATGCGTTACGGTCATCTATCCGTTCCTGTATATGCTGGCCATTTCCCTGAACCAGGGAAATGATGCGGCCAAAGGCGGCGTGTATTTGTGGCCGCGCGCGTTTACGTTCTATAACTTCCGGATCGTGCTCGGCAACGAAGTCATCCAGCATTCCTACTGGATCACGATCGCCCGGACGATCCTCGGCACGGTCTTGGGCCTGCTCGTCACGCTGCTGGCCGCGTTCGGCTTGTCGTACCGGGCGCTGCCGATGCGGGGAACGATTCTCGGGTACGTGCTGCTGACGATGCTGTTCAGCGGCGGGCTGATTCCGTTCTACATCCAGCTTCACGACCTGCATTTGCTGAATTCGTTCTGGGTGTATATCGTGCCGAGCGCGTTCTCGGCGTGGAACATGTTCGTCATGATGAAGTTCATTCAAGGCATTCCCGAAGCGCTGATCGAATCGGCCGAGATGGACGGCGCCCATCCGTTCCGGGTGCTGTGGTCCATTATCCTGCCGCTGTCCAAACCGATGCTGGCCGCGCTCGGATTATTTACCGGCGTCATGCACTGGAACGATTGGTTCGCGGGCGCGTTCTTCGTCTCGAACCAGAAGCTGATTCCCGTGCAGACGTTCTTGCAGCAGCTGCTGTCCGCGCAGGACATTTCGGCGGTGCTCGGCTCCAACAACAACGTGGAGGCGCTGGCCCGGGGCACGAGCCTTGCGAACGTCACGCTGATGTCGATCAAGATGGCGACCGTCATGGTGAGCGCGATTCCGATCCTGTGCGTCTATCCGTTCCTGCAGCGGTATTTCGTCAAAGGCGTACTGATCGGGTCCGTCAAAGGCTAG
- a CDS encoding type 2 periplasmic-binding domain-containing protein, which produces MNVSTARKGMAIALTALMFGLTACSSGGNDGGGNGQAGQANTNQAAGSATDAGGSAGSKTFKLWLGWTATINNDSMVQKYWREHEPGIDVQLEATQGDAMTALNLKLNTGGFDDAALFGRSDIVDSSMTRSNSILPVEQYFNMPDKYPGLASIPKEYLDAMKDKDGHIWSIPTWFDQNPKDPWPGWASLGWFVRKDILDKTGMKTDDLKTISGVENYLKAAAQQKDPSGKPYIPLSFLSDASDENVILSTFGVSTSTAGGVIPVEKKDDGSYQFIYDNPQYKAAYQWMNQMYREGLIDAEAITDKAERYKEKTKSGRIAMNAGGFFNMDAHIWEILDGPTEPAWFYETIPYPQVPGVGHIGANQIVNPYPANDLYISKDTKNLDAILKFVDYMLTPKAEQQQVANEGPAGVFWDWVDKPLGLWKFTDANYQQLHDSGDAAKIASTNPGLYGISSYSNEWYPWWNYAVTDPKGRQKTIDFTEQIGKMGGVRVAEPYDMVKAKPGGLWEKYLPELENVRKEFKAKLLMAKNDKGFEAAWSDFQSALEKRAHWSELKQEWNATFQEQSAAAK; this is translated from the coding sequence ATGAATGTATCCACGGCAAGAAAGGGCATGGCCATCGCTTTAACGGCGCTCATGTTCGGCCTGACGGCATGCTCGAGCGGCGGAAACGACGGCGGCGGCAACGGCCAGGCGGGGCAAGCGAATACGAATCAAGCCGCAGGCTCTGCGACGGATGCGGGCGGTTCCGCCGGCTCCAAGACGTTTAAGCTCTGGCTCGGCTGGACCGCGACGATCAACAACGACAGCATGGTGCAGAAGTATTGGAGAGAGCACGAGCCAGGCATCGACGTCCAGCTGGAAGCGACGCAGGGCGACGCCATGACGGCCTTGAACCTGAAGCTGAACACGGGCGGCTTCGATGACGCGGCGTTGTTCGGCAGAAGCGATATCGTCGATTCCTCGATGACCCGTTCCAACAGCATTCTCCCGGTCGAGCAGTATTTCAACATGCCGGATAAATATCCCGGGCTGGCTTCCATCCCGAAGGAGTACCTGGATGCCATGAAGGACAAGGACGGCCATATCTGGTCGATCCCGACGTGGTTTGACCAGAACCCCAAAGATCCGTGGCCGGGCTGGGCGTCGCTTGGCTGGTTCGTGCGGAAGGACATCCTCGATAAGACCGGCATGAAGACGGACGATCTGAAAACGATCTCCGGCGTGGAGAATTACCTGAAGGCCGCGGCGCAGCAGAAGGACCCGTCCGGCAAACCGTACATTCCGCTCAGCTTCCTGTCGGACGCGAGCGACGAGAACGTCATCCTGAGCACGTTCGGCGTATCGACCTCGACGGCCGGAGGCGTGATTCCGGTGGAGAAGAAGGACGACGGCAGCTATCAATTCATCTATGATAACCCGCAGTACAAGGCGGCCTACCAATGGATGAACCAAATGTACCGCGAAGGCCTTATCGATGCCGAGGCGATCACGGACAAAGCGGAGCGCTACAAGGAGAAGACCAAATCCGGACGCATCGCGATGAACGCCGGCGGATTCTTCAACATGGACGCGCATATCTGGGAGATTCTCGACGGGCCGACGGAGCCGGCCTGGTTCTACGAGACGATCCCGTATCCGCAGGTGCCGGGCGTCGGCCATATCGGAGCGAATCAAATCGTCAATCCGTACCCGGCCAATGACTTATACATCAGCAAAGATACGAAGAATCTGGATGCCATCCTCAAATTCGTGGACTACATGCTGACGCCGAAGGCGGAGCAGCAGCAGGTCGCGAACGAAGGTCCGGCAGGCGTGTTCTGGGATTGGGTGGATAAGCCGCTCGGACTGTGGAAATTCACGGATGCCAACTACCAACAGCTTCACGATTCCGGCGACGCGGCCAAAATCGCGAGCACGAATCCCGGCCTCTACGGAATCTCGTCCTACAGCAACGAGTGGTACCCGTGGTGGAACTATGCCGTGACCGATCCGAAGGGCCGGCAGAAGACGATCGATTTCACCGAGCAGATCGGCAAGATGGGCGGCGTCCGGGTCGCGGAGCCGTACGATATGGTAAAAGCGAAGCCGGGCGGCCTGTGGGAGAAATATTTGCCCGAGCTCGAGAATGTCCGCAAGGAGTTCAAGGCGAAGCTGCTGATGGCCAAGAACGACAAAGGATTCGAGGCGGCATGGAGCGACTTCCAATCCGCGCTTGAGAAACGCGCGCACTGGAGCGAGCTCAAGCAGGAATGGAACGCGACGTTCCAAGAGCAGTCCGCGGCGGCCAAATAA
- a CDS encoding cache domain-containing sensor histidine kinase, which translates to MRQRLDKWILGFTRRMRLRGKIVVLYVMILLLPTLVLSSGAVYWVIRSFHQSYTNTAEEAVQQTAQVVDFSKKSYDLLAVRTATDGELIARLGREYADMTEVVDTVNYVDRTFLITSKYLPGIADFRIYHTNETLVQDGQLLWRPEARKLSGMDERSWYDEAKKSQNPLFWSSVPGNPNQSVITRKIIDNTGNLLGMVYILLNYDAVFGELLDHPFNGGSLYIVDDAHRILAATDRSEIGKRLQLKAWDAGSLTGTAGAAATGTGTSVASNAASSAEDEKKGSVVDLSDTKEMLLTQPLSSHWTLVALMRTKHLDNQNRMILILIVSIVTFFLLLSMSLMTTIVRNIVRRIRKLGMRMGDLSRGEFEASVRYSQNDELGDLENRFNSMSERLGRLVEDITKAGLAEKEQAFKALQAQINPHFIYNSLGLLRWRAMDADDGEQIQIIDALTTFYRITLNNRISSIRIRDELEHVKAYLDICQFRYPGRVKVEWDIDEGALDFYTVKTVLQPIVENCYLHGAITRKPGAVIRIAVAREAGNMIRMSVYDSGQGIPAHVLAAIGQGTHVGKGGGFGTPNIKERLALYFGSGAALTIDSEPGAWTLVSVVFPACSAEPMIRREA; encoded by the coding sequence TTGCGGCAGCGATTGGATAAATGGATATTGGGCTTCACCCGAAGAATGCGCCTCCGCGGCAAAATCGTGGTGCTGTACGTGATGATTCTGCTGCTGCCCACGCTCGTGCTGAGCAGCGGCGCCGTTTACTGGGTCATCCGCAGCTTTCATCAGAGCTATACGAACACGGCGGAGGAAGCGGTGCAGCAGACGGCGCAGGTCGTCGACTTCAGCAAGAAGAGCTACGACCTCTTGGCGGTTCGCACGGCGACCGACGGCGAACTGATCGCCAGGCTCGGCCGTGAATATGCGGACATGACCGAAGTGGTGGATACGGTCAACTACGTGGACAGGACGTTCCTGATCACGAGCAAATATTTGCCGGGCATCGCGGATTTCCGCATCTATCACACGAACGAGACGCTCGTTCAGGATGGCCAGCTGCTATGGCGGCCCGAAGCGCGCAAGCTCTCCGGCATGGACGAGCGCTCCTGGTACGACGAAGCGAAGAAGTCGCAGAATCCGCTCTTCTGGAGCAGCGTGCCGGGCAATCCGAACCAAAGCGTGATCACGCGCAAAATCATCGACAACACCGGAAATCTCCTCGGCATGGTCTATATTCTATTGAATTACGACGCCGTGTTCGGCGAATTGCTGGATCATCCGTTCAACGGCGGCAGCCTGTACATCGTCGACGATGCCCATCGCATTCTGGCGGCGACGGACCGATCGGAAATCGGCAAGCGCTTGCAATTGAAAGCATGGGACGCCGGCAGCCTAACCGGCACGGCCGGCGCCGCCGCAACCGGCACCGGCACGTCCGTAGCGTCGAACGCAGCATCGTCGGCGGAAGACGAGAAGAAAGGTTCCGTGGTGGATCTGTCGGACACGAAGGAAATGCTGCTGACCCAGCCTTTGTCCTCCCATTGGACGCTGGTGGCGCTGATGCGCACGAAGCATCTCGACAATCAGAACCGGATGATTCTCATTCTGATCGTCAGCATCGTGACGTTCTTCCTGCTGCTGTCGATGTCTCTGATGACGACGATCGTCCGGAATATCGTCCGGCGGATCCGCAAGCTCGGCATGCGGATGGGCGACCTTTCCCGCGGCGAATTCGAGGCATCGGTCCGCTATAGCCAGAACGACGAGCTGGGCGACCTGGAGAACCGGTTCAACTCCATGTCGGAGCGGCTCGGCAGGCTGGTCGAGGACATCACGAAGGCCGGACTGGCGGAGAAGGAGCAGGCGTTCAAGGCGCTGCAGGCGCAGATCAATCCGCATTTCATCTATAATTCGCTCGGCCTTCTGCGCTGGCGGGCGATGGATGCGGACGACGGGGAGCAAATTCAAATTATCGACGCGCTGACGACGTTCTACCGCATCACCTTGAACAACCGAATCAGCTCGATCCGGATCCGCGACGAGCTCGAGCATGTCAAAGCCTATCTCGACATTTGCCAATTCCGCTATCCCGGCCGCGTGAAGGTCGAATGGGACATCGACGAGGGCGCGCTCGACTTCTATACGGTCAAGACCGTGCTGCAGCCGATCGTGGAGAACTGCTATCTGCACGGTGCCATTACCCGCAAGCCCGGAGCAGTGATCCGCATCGCCGTCGCCCGGGAAGCGGGGAACATGATCCGTATGTCCGTCTACGACAGCGGGCAGGGGATTCCGGCCCATGTCCTCGCGGCGATCGGGCAGGGCACGCATGTCGGCAAGGGCGGCGGATTCGGAACGCCCAACATCAAAGAGCGGCTTGCGCTTTATTTCGGGAGCGGCGCGGCGTTGACGATCGACAGCGAGCCCGGCGCGTGGACGCTGGTGTCCGTCGTCTTCCCGGCTTGCTCCGCGGAGCCGATGATCAGGAGGGAAGCCTAA